In Juglans microcarpa x Juglans regia isolate MS1-56 chromosome 7D, Jm3101_v1.0, whole genome shotgun sequence, the following are encoded in one genomic region:
- the LOC121238142 gene encoding uncharacterized protein At4g02000-like, producing MPGLLLVEFDEQRDKIRVLHDGPWTFDKQLVLTKEFEGHLQIHEVYMNEVNFWVRIHDHPLLACNEYVGRLIGTTLGKVLDVDVDFDDLAWAEYMRVWIALDITKPLLRRKKVTSDSHREYWARFTYERLPNFCYQCGRMGHSHRECEEWKLRSEQPIGDNFPYG from the coding sequence ATGCCTGGATTATTGTTGGTGGAGTTTGATGAGCAACGAGATAAGATACGGGTTCTTCACGATGGCCCCTGGACTTTTGACAAACAGTTGGTACTCACCAAAGAATTTGAGGGCCACCTACAAATACACGAAGTCTACATGAATGAAGTTAACTTCTGGGTTCGAATTCATGATCACCCACTGTTGGCCTGTAATGAATACGTGGGACGTTTGATTGGGACGACTCTGGGGAAGGTCCTTGACGTGGATGTTGACTTTGATGACTTAGCATGGGCAGAATACATGCGGGTCTGGATAGCTCTGGACATTACGAAGCCTCTATTGCGGCGGAAAAAAGTTACTTCGGACTCTCATAGAGAGTATTGGGCACGTTTTACATATGAAAGGTTGCCGAACTTCTGTTACCAGTGTGGGCGTATGGGGCATTCTCATCGAGAATGTGAGGAATGGAAGCTTCGATCTGAACAGCCTATAGGAGATAATTTTCCCTACGGGTAA